Below is a genomic region from Medicago truncatula cultivar Jemalong A17 chromosome 3, MtrunA17r5.0-ANR, whole genome shotgun sequence.
TGTTGGCCGAGGTGTGGACCATGTTGGCTGAGTTAAGAAAAATGGGGGAGGAATGATGAGGGAGTGGTGCAGTGATAGAATGGAATGGAAAAGCGGTGTAAAGGTGGACACAGCAGCTTGTAATGTGGCACTGGCGGTAAAAATGCACCATTACCTAGCTTGGAACCAAGCTTATACCTGACTTAGATTGAATGGTTAACTAAGGATTTGGGTGAAGGTATTGGCTGTAGGGACTGTATGgattaatttatttgagtttaactGTTGACATCAACAATTGTGAGGCTGTTtcgaagagcttatgaaaacagcttatgacatgcccataagctgttttcagcttatttccatgaACTCTGCAGGATAGCTAATGCAAACAGCTTTTAGATTATATGAAAAAAGTtcgaatttattttatcttgttataGAAATACCTTATAcctaagcacttatatgataaccGCATATGCTAATAAGaacttaattaaattgtttatccaaacaaggtaTTAACCTTAAAAACAAAGTTACTCCAATACCAGAGAAAATTAAACAGCTATGTCAAAGAAAATGGGATCCTACTAAGTTATGTATTACTCGTATAGAGTAACTGATTTTACAGTAAGAACGAAGTGTCCTCTTTGTTTGGTAGTTTggttttatcaataaaataaacataaacgtgtttaatttatttattatgcatCCATGTTTCTATGAGCATGAAAACTTCAGCAAAACAAATAGAAGAAAACACCTTATTATATCCTTTATTTGACAAATCGAGCTACGCTGGCAAGAACAGTTCTCAAGCTTCTGATGCCTGCTCCAGATTTCGAGCTGGCCATCATCTGCAAAGTATCAtcagaaaaaacaaatattacaaCCAACAATTATGTCAAAAGAGTGGGGCGGAAAACCAAAAGAATCAATCTTACCAGAGGTTGAATTACAGACTTGTTCGGCAAGAGACTCTGTGATTGAGCATGAAGACAGTTGTTAATATCCAAAAAAGAACGTtaatttctagagagagaaaaaaaggtaCTGATAGGCAATATTCACCTCTTCGATTTGCATGGCACGTCGCGCCACATCAATTGGGAAAACGGTATCTGTCTTGGTTAATACTATCTGGTATTTAGTTTTTGATCTGCAAATTGATATCATCCATTAAATAAATTCAGTGATCACGATGTAAACCACACTTGTATATGTAACTTGCCCGaggaaaaaataaagtaaaaggtgcatgcaatgttttaaaaactacATCGAACTGCACGGTTCAATTGGTTGAACCATGAACTGACATTGTCTACGGTTCAGTTATTTGAGTGGTTCGACTGCAGTTTTGTCCCGATTCAAACGGTTAAAAGCAGTTGAACCAAGGCTCAAAATTCTCACCGGTTTGATGTCCGGTTctgtttttaaaacattggatGCATGGCACCGATTTCTCTAGTATGGTTTACCTTTCCATTAAGTCAATCAGTTCAATATCTCTTGGTTTCATGCCCCATTTTGTATCAATCAAAAGGCAGACTTGTTTGAGACCCACTCGTGTTGATACATACTCCTTTACCTATAATTAGTGGTTTTCCCAAGACAACTAATTAGCacttatattataatataataagttAATAAAAAGGCAATTCTAATTCCAATCGCTAAATATGTCAATGATAATACACGATGAAAATGTCAATGGATATAAAACTGGAATTGGATTTGGTGCAGTAACTGCGCCACACTGTTTTCGATCTCAACTGTCTGATCTCAGATTAACGCACGAGATCGAAAATTGCGTGTAATTGCGTCTTTTGTTTACTGCAGAAGATCATGGTCCATATAAAACCATATAGAAGAGACACATAATAATCACATCTATGTAATTAAGTGAAAACTTGAACATTTCAAAGATGTGCAGTGCCCCGACAACAAAACAATATATAGTTTCGATGGAACAaccaacaaccaagccttatctcATGTTCATTGTATGGATCAATTAACATAAAGGGAACAATATGAAGCTTTAAGACCGTAAAACAACAAttaagattttaatttattcgTTATTCGCCAGAACCTCTAAATCACCTCCTTCTTGTGTAGACAATGAGATAGTTATTTTTGAATGGTGAAGCTTATATTATACCAAGTTTCTAAGGCTTGGCCGGTTTATATAATCATGTTTTTCTCTTGCGTCAAAGCGGATTGCTTATACTCTAAACCTTtctgtaatttcttttttgattacataaaaaaaacatctaaaATGATTTCAATCGTCTTCAAGACGTCTTCACATGTAAAACTGGAAGCAGTAAACTACCAAACACATTGAATTCTCAAGGAAAACTCAATCAGTTAACAAACAGCACAAAACGGAACCAATGTGACCAGTGAGAATTTGACATAATTTGCATACTTACAAGGTCCTCCCAAGCTTCTTTCACTTCGTCTTTTGCATACGCAAATCCATATCCCGGCAAATCAACTAAGCTAAGCTTTGTTCCCAAGTTGAAGAAGTTTATTGTCTGCAGATAATCCACGATTTGTTGGAAAAGAAATTCATctatcaacaacatctcatctTTTGAATACCACATGTTTCAACATTTAAGAACCTAGAATACCTGTGTATGGCCAGGCTTGTCCGATGTCCGTACAACCCCCCATTGTCTAGTAAGTGCATTAAGAAGAGATGATTTACCGACATTTGACTTTCCTGTTAGCCAGAACACAATcagcaaataacaaaaatcttTTAACTTGTTTCGCTAAGCAACTACAACTACTGCTGCTATGATATGATGATGAATTCCAAGAATTAAAACTATACCAGCAAATGCAATCTCCGGAAGATTAGGAGGTGGAAATGATGATGAGACCTTCGCAGCAGCGAAAAATTCCAATCTGTTTCTGAAAACCTGTCTCAGATTACCGGAACAAAAAAtcacaatagtatttaaaatgaatAGAAATCATTATTCTAAATGTACTAATAGTCATTTTGAATGCAATAAACGGCAACATACATTTTCTTCAATGTTCTCTCTGTCGGAACTTTTAGAGAAGGGAATGTTATCTAATGGCATAGGAAGTTCTATATTGTAGCCTGCCCTTTTTATATCTATCATGCGCCTCCTGCCCAACAGCTGTGAATAATAATTAGAGCACAAGAAATGAAAATACCTTTAAGGAAATGATGcattaacataatcaaatatgaCGATAAAAAATCTTCatacaaaattacatttttttccaCAAAGGTTAGTATTGAAGGGCTGGGCTGTATTGCACGGAATTGGGCGTTCTGAGACATTTCAGGCTCTTTCTCCGCGTcctttttcttctccttctcttctATACTTCCTGAAATTAACTTAAGGAATCAAACTCAAGGTAAACAAGTAAGCAGTAGAAAGAAACACACAttgaagattaaaaaataaataaataaattcaatacaGAAAAACAGCCAATGTGTGAatcaaaaaatagaaatgttaACGGAACGACAATCATCAGGTGTTTCGCTCCCAAAGGTGAACTGATCATCTTCCGTGAATTCTTTTATGAAAGttcaaattgaaaataaatagagaaCACAAATCAGATGTTAAACATTTGggtcctgtttggataaacagcttaattaaccGTTTATAGTATAAGCACTTAACgtataagtgcttatgcataAGTTtcttctataacaaaagataaaatagttattgtataagctataagctgttttcataaactgTCATGTAGATCATAAGGAAATAagatgaaaacagcttatgagcATATCATGAGTTGTTTCTATGagctctctcaaacagtctcacaagtgcttatgacAATAGATAAACTCAAGTAAGCCAATTCAAATATAACCTTGGTCTCAAACTTCAAAACCTGATTcagaaagaaaacaaatcatATTCGTTTCACTGGCAACCATAAATTCCTACACTAAAGTTTTAAGGTTTGGTACAAAACTACAGATGCAACCCAGTTTAATATACATTAAGCTTAgttcttatattttttcaaaagagaaatattagATGTGCCTATGACTGAAAAATCTATGATGTACAGACAAAACTAAAGGTTAAACTGGTTCCAGTGAAATTATATGGTTTCCATTTCTACTGACTAGAAAGGAAAAAGGTGGAGTATAGGGTTTACGGTTTAGGCAAAAGATGAACAAAACAACCTGAGAAATAGCGTTAATAAGTTATCTTCACCCGTAATTTGTTCATTCATACTACCAATCTACCATATCTTTTAACCCATTTATAAATTGTGCCTAGCAAGTACTATTTGAACTgaagtataaaacaaaaattcagatttttacaATTATGTGGTTTTGTCATCTTAAAGAAAATGTAACCCATCATTATCTCCGTACAGATCTAAAGCTTAGCTCACGGCTATGATCATTTGCACGTCTTATACATCATAGAAAAGAGTATATGAGTACTAACACCATTGAATTATTTGGAATTAAATCATACATTGATAACTGTctacaatataacaaaaagtaAAACAGTATGATTACAGGACACATTTTCCAGTTTCAAAGGaaaatatttgcatattaatAATAAGGTAGAATTGACAACATCGTCTAAGAATATACAATAACAGAAAGATAAAATATGTACCATCAACAGCAATGGAATCATCTAGTCTCTTGTTTGAGATATCATATGGATCAATCCTCATcacccttttctttttcttaaaggGGCGATCATCTAGTCTCTTAGCATCATCCTCCAACCCTGGTTTTTTCATGTCAGATTCTGAAGGATACACAACTTCTTCTCTAACTTTCTCAGCACTATCATCTTTTCCatcaatttctttcttgtcCTTCAAACTTTGATTTGAAAGcttgtttttggattttgccTTCTTCAATTTACCGAAATCCCAGATTGTACGTTCATCATCGGTTTTCTCTTCCACAGTCTCATCTTTCACCTTCTTCTCCCCTTTCTTAAACAAAGGTTTCTTCTTCGATATCTTCACACCACTCCATGATTTCTCATTTTCATCCACCCCTTCCTCATTAGCAAATACTCTCTTCTTCCTCCCAAAAGAATCCAAATTTTTCAACTTTCCCCTCTCATGAAACTTCTCGCTGCTCCTTTCTTCACCTGATTCCATTCCTTTAAAGTTtacatttttcttcaacttccCTTTATACCCATTTTCCCTATCAAAGACCACATCCTTTTTAAAACGATTCTCATCATTTCTAGTTCTCGACGAGTCCCTAGAAGTTTTCACCTTTCCTCTCTCATAAAACTTCTCGCCACTTCTTTCTTCACCCGATTCCCTTCCTCTAAAGTTCacccttttcttcatcttcccctTAAACCCATTTTCCCTATCAAAAACCGCATCCTCCTTAAAACCATTCTCATCCTTTCTACttctcaacttccctctctcaTAAAACTTATCACCGCTCCTCTCTTCACCCGATTCGGTTCCTCCAAAGTTcacatttttct
It encodes:
- the LOC25491036 gene encoding uncharacterized protein: MSIEEVLRNKLRKKPKFGVRISRNSSGIVTDEGFRGNEEKSGYERRKFHERGENDDRGNRYKGELKKNEEFRRGEKKSGYERRKFYERGDRENGYKGKLKKNVNFGGTESGEERSGDKFYERGKLRSRKDENGFKEDAVFDRENGFKGKMKKRVNFRGRESGEERSGEKFYERGKVKTSRDSSRTRNDENRFKKDVVFDRENGYKGKLKKNVNFKGMESGEERSSEKFHERGKLKNLDSFGRKKRVFANEEGVDENEKSWSGVKISKKKPLFKKGEKKVKDETVEEKTDDERTIWDFGKLKKAKSKNKLSNQSLKDKKEIDGKDDSAEKVREEVVYPSESDMKKPGLEDDAKRLDDRPFKKKKRVMRIDPYDISNKRLDDSIAVDGSIEEKEKKKDAEKEPEMSQNAQFRAIQPSPSILTFVEKNLLGRRRMIDIKRAGYNIELPMPLDNIPFSKSSDRENIEENVFRNRLEFFAAAKVSSSFPPPNLPEIAFAGKSNVGKSSLLNALTRQWGVVRTSDKPGHTQTINFFNLGTKLSLVDLPGYGFAYAKDEVKEAWEDLVKEYVSTRVGLKQVCLLIDTKWGMKPRDIELIDLMERSKTKYQIVLTKTDTVFPIDVARRAMQIEESLLPNKSVIQPLMMASSKSGAGIRSLRTVLASVARFVK